From a single Chitinophaga sp. Cy-1792 genomic region:
- a CDS encoding group III truncated hemoglobin — protein MEKHDINTREDIERLVNTFYEGARKDDVIGYIFNDIAKVDWPVHLPVMYDFWESLLLEGTYKGNAMQPHFRINKLVPLETVHFQRWLQLFEGTVHELFSGEIAELAITRARSISEIMNFKMNSINHPEQDKTKIPLVNPGKQKE, from the coding sequence ATGGAAAAGCACGACATTAACACCCGTGAGGATATTGAAAGGCTGGTGAATACTTTTTATGAAGGTGCCAGGAAAGATGACGTGATCGGATATATTTTTAATGACATTGCTAAAGTAGACTGGCCGGTACATCTTCCTGTCATGTATGATTTCTGGGAGAGCCTGTTGCTGGAAGGCACCTATAAAGGCAATGCCATGCAGCCTCATTTCCGTATCAATAAACTGGTACCATTGGAGACGGTTCATTTTCAGCGCTGGCTGCAGTTGTTTGAAGGTACGGTCCATGAATTATTCAGCGGAGAAATTGCTGAACTGGCTATTACGAGGGCCAGGTCGATCAGTGAGATCATGAATTTCAAAATGAATTCCATCAATCATCCTGAACAGGATAAGACAAAAATTCCGCTCGTTAACCCGGGCAAACAAAAAGAATAG
- a CDS encoding replication-associated recombination protein A: MQPLAERLRPATLDELVGQEHLTGKDSILRKAIEQGRIPSMILWGPPGVGKTTIANIIAHTLNVPFYTLSAISAGVKEVREVIEMARRQQHAVLFIDEIHRFNKSQQDALLGAVEKGIITLIGATTENPSFEVNAAVLSRSQVYVLKPLGPEQLMQLLKQAMEKDKWLQSKNIELKETTALFNISGGDARKLLNLFELVAGTIQTDPIVITDAQVMDIAQQRVAIYDKSGEQHYDIISAFIKSIRGSDPNAAVYYLARMIDGGEDVKFIARRLVILASEDIGNANPNALLLATNCFQAVNLIGYPESRIILSQCVTYLASSAKSNAAYMAINSAQSIVAKTGDLPVPMHIRNAPTKLMKEMGYNKGYQYAHDYENNFVSQEFLPDAIKGTKFYDPGKNPREDELRRYLKQLWKDKYNY; encoded by the coding sequence ATGCAACCACTGGCAGAGCGGCTACGGCCAGCTACATTAGATGAGCTGGTAGGGCAGGAACACCTGACAGGAAAAGATAGTATACTCCGTAAAGCCATCGAACAGGGAAGAATTCCATCTATGATTTTATGGGGGCCTCCCGGCGTCGGTAAAACGACCATCGCCAATATTATTGCGCATACCCTCAACGTACCGTTCTACACGCTGAGTGCGATTTCTGCAGGTGTCAAAGAAGTAAGAGAAGTAATTGAAATGGCCCGCCGCCAACAACATGCGGTGCTGTTTATAGATGAAATACATCGGTTTAATAAATCGCAGCAGGATGCTTTGCTGGGTGCCGTAGAAAAAGGGATTATCACCCTGATAGGTGCCACCACAGAGAACCCGTCTTTTGAAGTAAATGCGGCGGTATTGTCGAGGAGCCAGGTATACGTGCTGAAACCGCTAGGCCCCGAGCAACTGATGCAGTTGCTGAAACAGGCCATGGAAAAAGATAAATGGCTGCAATCGAAAAATATCGAGTTAAAGGAAACAACTGCTTTATTTAATATTTCCGGCGGTGATGCCCGTAAACTCCTGAACCTGTTTGAGCTGGTAGCCGGAACTATCCAAACAGATCCTATCGTCATCACAGATGCGCAGGTAATGGATATTGCGCAGCAGCGGGTAGCCATCTACGATAAAAGTGGTGAGCAGCATTATGATATTATCTCAGCATTTATAAAATCTATTCGCGGGAGTGATCCTAATGCTGCCGTATATTACCTGGCGCGTATGATCGACGGCGGAGAAGATGTGAAATTTATTGCCAGAAGATTGGTGATTCTTGCTTCTGAAGATATTGGAAATGCCAATCCCAATGCATTGTTGCTGGCAACAAATTGTTTCCAGGCAGTTAACCTGATAGGGTATCCGGAGTCGAGAATTATTCTCTCACAGTGCGTGACTTATCTGGCTTCTTCAGCGAAAAGTAATGCTGCATATATGGCCATTAATTCAGCTCAGTCTATAGTAGCTAAAACCGGTGATCTGCCGGTGCCCATGCATATCAGGAACGCACCTACGAAACTGATGAAAGAAATGGGCTATAATAAAGGCTATCAGTATGCACATGATTATGAAAATAATTTTGTGTCACAGGAATTTCTGCCTGATGCCATCAAAGGGACGAAGTTTTATGATCCGGGGAAAAATCCGAGGGAAGATGAGTTGAGGAGATATCTGAAGCAGTTGTGGAAAGATAAGTACAATTACTAG
- the pbpC gene encoding penicillin-binding protein 1C translates to MTLEQIKKWSKKRKWWLIAGTIILIAYYCCLPRQLFTSPTSFVLEDSNGDLLNATIATDGQWRFPYSEHVPDKFAKCIIAYEDKRFRYHWGVDPIAMARAVKQNFSGHKVVSGGSTLTMQVIRIARNKPRTIWQKCIEAVLATRLEFAASKKKIIALYAANAPFGGNVVGLEAASWRYYGRKAEQLSWGEMAALAVLPNSPALVHPGRNRQTLMTKRNQLLQKLWQNKTIDKTTYELAKLEPLPDQPLALPQYAPHLLDRFRSDYQQQKQSGETRIQSTLDASLQRNVTDITTRYHATYRANGINNAAVLVLDVETGNTLAYVGNIYNPADSELESHVDIIQARRSPGSTLKPVLYAAMLHDGLILPHTLIPDIPTQIAGYSPQNFDLGYDGAVPASRALARSLNIPAVRMLQIYRYERFHTLLKQMGITTLNKPSDHYGLSMILGGGETTLWEMCGMYASMARLLLHVQQYNGKYDMDDIHPPNYKKDAVQPSEHGLSKNTPLDAASIWWTFEAMTEVMRPGEELLWQQFSSTQRIAWKTGTSFGFRDGWAIGVTPQFVVGVWVGNADGEGRPGLIGVQTAAPILFDVFRQLRTNGWFEEPIHLMKKVEVCRKSGYRATELCEEKDSILVPMAGIRAGVCPYHQLVHLDRTGKYRVTEACESPQYMQHKSWFILPPSQEYYYRSKNYYEALPPYKPDCLASLGQEKAPMELIYPRPNARIFVPVEIDGNAGQAIFTATHRNTSAKIFWTLDNDFLGTTVEFHQMALRPKAGKHTITLVDENGERISCDFTILDKNRD, encoded by the coding sequence ATGACCCTGGAACAAATTAAAAAGTGGAGTAAAAAAAGAAAGTGGTGGCTCATCGCCGGCACCATCATCCTCATTGCCTATTATTGCTGCCTGCCACGACAACTGTTTACCAGTCCTACTTCTTTTGTACTGGAAGATAGCAACGGCGACTTACTGAACGCTACCATCGCCACAGACGGACAATGGCGCTTCCCCTACAGCGAACACGTACCTGATAAATTCGCTAAATGTATTATCGCCTACGAAGATAAACGCTTCCGATACCACTGGGGCGTAGATCCCATCGCTATGGCCCGCGCAGTAAAACAAAACTTCAGCGGACATAAAGTAGTCAGCGGTGGCAGTACACTAACCATGCAGGTGATACGTATCGCAAGAAATAAACCACGTACTATCTGGCAAAAATGCATCGAAGCAGTACTTGCTACCAGACTGGAATTCGCTGCCTCTAAAAAGAAAATCATCGCCTTATACGCCGCCAATGCACCTTTCGGGGGAAACGTTGTTGGCCTCGAAGCCGCCTCCTGGCGCTATTACGGCCGAAAAGCCGAACAATTATCCTGGGGGGAAATGGCCGCTCTCGCCGTATTACCCAATAGTCCGGCATTAGTACACCCCGGTCGCAACAGACAAACGTTAATGACTAAACGTAATCAGTTGCTGCAAAAACTCTGGCAAAATAAAACAATCGATAAAACCACTTACGAACTGGCTAAGCTGGAACCATTACCAGATCAGCCGCTTGCGCTGCCGCAATATGCGCCGCACCTGCTCGACCGCTTCAGAAGCGACTATCAGCAGCAAAAACAATCCGGCGAAACACGCATACAAAGCACACTTGATGCCTCGCTGCAACGCAATGTAACGGACATCACCACCAGGTACCACGCCACTTATAGAGCCAACGGCATTAACAACGCTGCTGTGCTGGTACTCGATGTGGAAACAGGCAACACCCTCGCATACGTAGGAAATATCTACAATCCCGCTGATTCCGAACTGGAAAGTCATGTGGATATTATCCAGGCCAGAAGGTCTCCGGGAAGTACACTGAAGCCCGTACTATACGCCGCCATGCTGCATGATGGGCTTATCCTCCCGCATACGCTGATACCAGATATTCCAACGCAAATTGCCGGCTATTCACCGCAAAACTTCGACCTGGGCTATGATGGCGCTGTTCCGGCCTCCCGCGCACTGGCAAGATCCCTCAATATCCCTGCCGTTCGCATGCTCCAGATATACCGCTACGAACGTTTCCATACGTTACTGAAACAGATGGGAATCACCACACTCAATAAGCCCTCCGACCATTACGGCTTATCCATGATCCTCGGCGGAGGTGAAACAACACTCTGGGAAATGTGCGGGATGTATGCCAGTATGGCCCGTTTGCTATTGCATGTACAACAATACAATGGAAAATATGATATGGATGATATCCATCCACCTAACTATAAAAAAGACGCGGTACAACCTTCAGAACACGGCCTGAGTAAAAACACTCCACTGGACGCTGCCTCCATCTGGTGGACCTTTGAAGCCATGACAGAAGTCATGCGACCTGGCGAAGAATTGCTATGGCAGCAATTCTCCTCTACTCAGCGCATTGCCTGGAAAACAGGCACCAGCTTCGGCTTCAGAGACGGATGGGCGATCGGTGTAACACCGCAATTTGTAGTAGGAGTGTGGGTAGGAAATGCTGATGGAGAAGGCAGACCAGGATTGATAGGAGTCCAGACCGCCGCACCGATTCTCTTCGATGTATTCCGTCAGCTACGTACCAACGGCTGGTTTGAAGAACCCATCCATCTGATGAAAAAAGTGGAAGTATGCCGGAAAAGTGGCTACCGCGCTACTGAACTCTGCGAGGAAAAAGATTCCATACTGGTACCCATGGCAGGTATCCGTGCCGGCGTTTGCCCATACCATCAGCTGGTCCACCTCGATAGAACCGGGAAATACCGCGTAACTGAAGCCTGCGAATCGCCGCAATACATGCAACATAAATCATGGTTTATACTGCCGCCTTCACAGGAATATTATTACAGAAGTAAAAACTATTATGAGGCACTGCCTCCCTATAAGCCGGATTGTCTGGCATCATTAGGACAGGAAAAGGCACCGATGGAACTGATATACCCACGCCCTAATGCACGCATATTCGTTCCCGTAGAAATCGACGGAAACGCCGGTCAGGCTATCTTTACAGCCACGCACCGGAATACGTCCGCCAAAATCTTCTGGACACTGGACAATGATTTCCTGGGCACTACCGTCGAATTCCATCAGATGGCACTCCGGCCTAAAGCCGGCAAACATACTATTACATTGGTAGATGAAAACGGAGAACGGATTTCCTGCGATTTTACTATTCTTGATAAGAACAGAGATTAA
- a CDS encoding Abi family protein, producing the protein MISSYNKPATTISEQIILLKRRGLLIENVTLAEEYLTHVGFFRLADFWQVLQRDTTNNIFIKGTKFNSVVELYNFDRGLRLLLLDAIERIEISLRASITDTMSLAYGGQWYSDPRNAEDVDRFNDNMDFIKSELERNTEEFLTIHTRRYGTAEYPPAWKIVQVLSFGTLSKLYRNIARKLPEKKIIAIKFGLPTYVWLDNWLMVVSALRNHCAHHNRLCYRWFVFIPKELTKANNYWIKKYPEGLGKRYLYTQLCTVKYLLDRCGYNDFSERLKYLIEKSPNVPLQKMGFLPGWENEDLWK; encoded by the coding sequence ATGATCTCCTCATATAATAAGCCCGCAACAACCATATCTGAACAAATTATTCTCCTTAAGCGTCGTGGTCTTCTAATAGAGAATGTAACTTTAGCAGAAGAGTATTTGACCCACGTAGGTTTTTTCAGATTAGCCGATTTCTGGCAAGTATTACAACGTGATACAACGAATAATATTTTCATTAAGGGAACTAAATTCAATTCTGTAGTAGAGCTATATAATTTTGATAGGGGGTTAAGATTATTGTTACTCGATGCTATTGAACGAATAGAGATTTCTTTACGTGCGAGTATTACAGACACAATGTCTTTGGCCTATGGAGGGCAATGGTATAGTGATCCAAGGAATGCTGAAGATGTAGACCGATTTAATGATAATATGGATTTTATTAAATCGGAATTGGAACGAAACACTGAGGAATTTTTAACAATTCATACCAGACGATACGGAACAGCGGAATATCCACCCGCTTGGAAAATTGTACAGGTACTAAGTTTTGGTACTCTTTCCAAACTGTACAGAAATATTGCCAGGAAATTGCCAGAGAAAAAAATAATAGCTATAAAATTCGGCTTGCCAACATATGTTTGGTTAGATAATTGGCTTATGGTAGTCTCTGCATTGAGAAATCATTGTGCTCATCATAACCGTTTATGTTACCGTTGGTTTGTTTTTATTCCCAAAGAATTAACTAAGGCCAATAATTACTGGATAAAGAAATATCCTGAAGGATTGGGTAAACGTTACTTATATACTCAGTTATGTACAGTGAAATACTTGCTTGATCGTTGTGGATATAATGATTTTAGCGAACGGCTAAAGTACTTAATTGAAAAATCTCCAAATGTTCCATTACAAAAAATGGGCTTCCTTCCCGGCTGGGAAAACGAAGACCTGTGGAAATAA
- a CDS encoding alpha-2-macroglobulin — protein sequence MFPKIRYAVLASLFCVAVLWMFSSCHTTKQDTAKFDKYIEAYTAGIISKQSAIRVHLAGQANVTHTQNEPLDKQVFDFSPSIKGKTYWVDATTIEFRPDENLQPGKQYKASFKLGKVMDVPTELKTFDFDFKVIQPSFTVDLNGLKSADQNSMDKMVFTGVINTADAEQPQSIEKIMTANYQGKSLPITWQHSPVEHLSRFTVANIQQGNSANTLTLQWSGAPLNISNDGKQEIEVPAIGDFKVLDVKAESDPEQHLLVQFSDPISMAQSLEGLISISGQSDLRYSIDGSEVKVYAPNRLEGNYSVVINEGILNIVDRKLGKTYTSNVNFENTLPSVEIPGKGVILPESNKMVMPFEAVNLKAVDVTIIKIYENNIPQYLQRNDLNGSEEIRRVGKPVVEKTIRLDNDKSLNLHKKNRFFLDLDQLIRTEPGAIYRITIGFRRAYALSSCKVEKEAVPNTGSTGEEDFSDDDNDYYGEKIDEDDDFWKRYDNYYPMGFNWNEKDDPCTSSYYNRDRWVSRNVISSNIGLTAKRGNDNSMLVAVTDIRDTKPLMAVELELLDYQNQVIFKTKSDGDGLATFDLKRKPYLLVAKKGTERGYLKLDDGSSLPLSRFDVQGEEVQQGIKGFLYGERGVWRPGDSIYLTFILEDKEKKLPADMPVTMELYNPKGQLYKRINSNSSLNGFYSFATATQADDITGSWLAKVKVGGATFTKNVRVETVKPNRLKIKMDFGPGNSLSKAGTQGTLSAMWLFGATAQHLKAKVDVSLSQQKTSFKGFNDFSFDDPVTKFEAEDKTIFEGALSDNGTAPVNANIQLGKPAPGQLKANFEVKVFEPGGDFSIDNFSLPYNPYTSYAGLRIPQGDRMTGMLLTDQPHMVDLVDVDDKGNYVGGSRQVQVELYKIRWRWWWDGGDNDDYSNFTQDSYNQLISKETVTLQNGKGKWALRVNSPEWGRYLIRVKDLQSGHTAGKAVYIDYPGWAERVQKENPAEASMLVFTSDKTTYKTGEDITLTIPSSEGGRGLISIESGSKVLQTSWITTKKGQTTYKFKAAKNMAPNIYVNVSLLQPHAQTINDLPIRMYGTIPIIVEDPETILKPVISMPDKLKPESDASITVSEASGKAMTYTVAIVDEGLLDLTRFKTPDPHSSFYAREALGVKTWDLFDFVIGAWGVDMDRILSIGGDEGLNRNAGAAKANRFKPVVKFMGPFYLKSGQKQTHNFKLPPYIGSVKAMVVAGQDGAYGQADKVVSVKKPLMLLTSAPRVLGPSETMQLPVTVFGLEPSVRSATVTLSTSPLLEIVGDRTKTVNFPVPGEQIVYFDVKVKPQTGVAKIKVTANSGREVAEDNVELQVRNPNPYVTNVSEYTLEAVKGWSSSYAPVGMAGTNTGVLEVSTIPSLNLGKRLEWLIGYPHGCIEQTTSGVFPQLVLNQLMDLKDSQVAEIDRNVKAGINKLRSFQTSDGGFAYWPGEPKSDEWGTNYGGHFLVEAQSRGYSIPAGLLDGWKKYQKNKANTWSPNSTNFYGADLTQAYRLYLLALAKVPELGAMNRLKEFKYLSVPAKWRLAAAYKLAGQPEVANSLTQNLGTEVKAYNQLGGTFGSDLRDKAMILETEAVLGQNTRATALVKEIAANLAQDNAWYSTQTTAYSLIAIAKYCGVNKGSSKMNFSYTINGTKGTVNSSSFVSQIPLTANTAGNITINNNGNNLLYIRVILRGQPEAGQEPVATNNPDILDMKVQYLTREGHAIDPTKLKQGEDFVASVTIRNPGKRGYYEQMALSQIFPSGWEILNTRLMGNDSANHSSPATFMDIRDDRVYTYFNIEENKTRTYNVLLNAAYLGRFYLPATTTEAMYDNTIHAFAPGKWVEVTK from the coding sequence ATGTTCCCAAAAATACGTTATGCTGTTCTGGCATCCTTATTTTGTGTAGCAGTGTTGTGGATGTTTAGCAGTTGTCATACTACTAAACAGGACACAGCGAAATTTGATAAATATATCGAAGCCTATACGGCCGGTATCATTTCAAAACAAAGCGCTATCCGCGTACATCTCGCCGGACAGGCCAACGTAACACATACACAAAACGAGCCGCTGGACAAGCAGGTATTCGACTTTTCCCCTTCCATAAAAGGGAAAACGTACTGGGTAGATGCCACTACTATTGAGTTCCGGCCAGATGAAAACCTGCAACCGGGCAAACAATACAAAGCCTCGTTCAAGCTGGGCAAAGTGATGGATGTACCTACAGAACTCAAAACATTTGATTTTGATTTCAAAGTCATCCAGCCTTCATTTACCGTAGACCTGAACGGCCTTAAATCTGCCGATCAGAACTCCATGGACAAAATGGTTTTCACCGGTGTGATCAATACCGCTGACGCTGAACAACCGCAGTCCATAGAGAAGATTATGACTGCTAACTATCAGGGAAAATCACTGCCCATCACCTGGCAGCATAGCCCGGTAGAACATCTTTCCAGATTTACTGTAGCTAATATCCAACAGGGAAATTCGGCCAACACCCTAACATTGCAATGGTCCGGAGCGCCACTGAATATTAGCAACGACGGCAAACAGGAAATCGAAGTTCCTGCCATCGGCGATTTCAAAGTACTGGACGTCAAAGCTGAATCCGATCCGGAACAACACCTGCTGGTACAGTTCTCCGATCCTATCAGCATGGCGCAGTCGCTGGAAGGCCTGATCAGCATCAGTGGCCAGTCCGACCTCCGTTACAGCATCGACGGCAGTGAGGTAAAAGTGTATGCACCGAACAGACTGGAAGGTAATTACAGTGTGGTGATTAACGAGGGTATTCTGAATATTGTAGATAGAAAACTAGGTAAGACATATACATCGAATGTCAATTTTGAGAACACACTTCCTTCTGTGGAAATTCCTGGAAAAGGTGTGATACTGCCGGAAAGCAACAAAATGGTCATGCCTTTTGAAGCGGTAAATCTGAAAGCAGTAGATGTTACCATCATCAAAATTTATGAAAATAATATCCCGCAATACCTGCAAAGAAACGACCTCAACGGTTCGGAAGAAATTCGTCGCGTAGGAAAACCCGTGGTAGAAAAAACCATTCGCCTTGATAACGACAAGTCACTCAATCTTCATAAAAAGAACCGGTTCTTCCTGGACCTGGACCAGCTGATCCGCACAGAACCAGGGGCAATCTATCGCATCACCATTGGCTTCAGAAGAGCCTATGCGCTGTCGTCCTGCAAAGTGGAGAAAGAAGCAGTACCCAATACTGGCAGCACCGGAGAAGAAGATTTTTCAGACGATGACAATGATTACTATGGGGAGAAAATTGATGAGGATGATGATTTCTGGAAGAGATATGACAACTATTACCCGATGGGCTTCAACTGGAACGAGAAAGACGATCCTTGTACAAGCTCCTACTATAACAGGGACAGATGGGTATCCCGTAACGTCATTTCTTCCAATATCGGCCTGACCGCAAAACGCGGTAACGACAATAGTATGCTCGTTGCCGTTACCGATATCCGCGATACCAAGCCTTTAATGGCCGTAGAGCTGGAACTGCTGGACTACCAGAACCAGGTGATCTTCAAAACCAAGAGTGATGGCGATGGCCTGGCTACTTTCGACCTGAAACGCAAGCCATACCTGCTCGTAGCGAAGAAAGGCACCGAACGCGGCTACCTCAAATTAGATGATGGAAGTTCCTTACCGCTGAGTCGTTTTGATGTACAGGGCGAGGAAGTACAACAGGGTATTAAAGGGTTCCTGTATGGAGAACGTGGCGTATGGCGTCCGGGAGATAGTATTTATCTGACATTTATCCTGGAAGATAAAGAGAAGAAATTACCAGCAGACATGCCGGTAACCATGGAGCTCTATAACCCTAAAGGACAGCTCTACAAACGTATCAATTCCAACAGCAGTCTGAATGGCTTCTATAGCTTCGCGACTGCTACCCAGGCAGATGATATCACCGGTAGCTGGCTGGCAAAAGTAAAAGTAGGTGGCGCCACCTTTACCAAAAATGTACGCGTAGAAACCGTAAAGCCTAACCGCCTGAAAATAAAAATGGATTTCGGTCCGGGCAACTCCTTATCCAAGGCCGGTACACAAGGTACCTTATCCGCAATGTGGCTGTTTGGCGCTACAGCACAACACCTCAAAGCTAAAGTGGATGTATCGTTGTCGCAACAGAAAACAAGCTTCAAAGGCTTTAACGACTTCAGCTTCGACGATCCTGTTACCAAATTTGAAGCGGAAGATAAAACCATCTTCGAGGGAGCCCTCAGCGATAATGGCACTGCACCTGTCAATGCCAACATTCAGTTGGGTAAGCCGGCCCCTGGCCAGCTGAAAGCCAACTTCGAAGTGAAGGTATTTGAGCCGGGCGGCGATTTCAGCATCGATAATTTCTCACTGCCATACAATCCATACACCTCCTATGCAGGGTTACGTATCCCGCAAGGCGATAGAATGACCGGCATGTTGCTGACAGATCAGCCACATATGGTAGACCTGGTAGATGTTGATGATAAAGGAAATTATGTCGGTGGTAGCAGGCAGGTACAGGTAGAACTATATAAAATCCGCTGGAGATGGTGGTGGGATGGTGGTGACAACGACGATTACTCCAACTTCACACAGGATAGCTATAACCAGCTGATATCCAAAGAAACCGTTACCCTACAGAATGGTAAAGGTAAATGGGCACTTCGCGTCAATTCACCTGAATGGGGCCGTTACCTCATCCGTGTGAAAGACCTCCAGAGTGGCCACACAGCCGGTAAAGCGGTGTATATCGATTATCCGGGATGGGCAGAGCGCGTGCAGAAAGAAAACCCTGCAGAAGCTTCCATGCTGGTATTTACCTCCGATAAAACCACCTACAAAACAGGTGAAGATATCACCCTCACCATTCCAAGCAGTGAAGGTGGCCGTGGCCTCATCAGCATTGAATCAGGCAGTAAAGTATTGCAGACCTCCTGGATCACCACCAAAAAAGGGCAGACTACCTATAAATTCAAGGCAGCCAAAAATATGGCGCCTAATATATACGTGAACGTTAGTCTGCTGCAACCGCACGCACAAACGATCAACGACCTTCCAATACGCATGTACGGTACTATTCCTATCATCGTGGAAGATCCTGAAACCATCCTGAAACCAGTGATCAGCATGCCTGATAAGCTGAAACCGGAATCCGACGCCAGCATCACCGTAAGTGAAGCCAGTGGTAAAGCGATGACCTATACCGTGGCCATTGTTGATGAAGGCTTATTGGACCTGACCAGGTTTAAAACACCTGATCCACACAGCTCTTTCTATGCACGCGAAGCGCTGGGCGTAAAAACATGGGATCTCTTCGACTTTGTGATCGGCGCATGGGGCGTAGACATGGACCGCATCCTCAGCATCGGTGGTGACGAAGGCCTCAACAGAAATGCCGGCGCAGCCAAAGCAAACCGCTTTAAGCCTGTTGTTAAATTCATGGGGCCATTCTACCTGAAATCCGGTCAGAAACAGACACATAATTTCAAACTGCCACCATATATCGGTTCCGTTAAAGCCATGGTAGTAGCCGGACAAGACGGCGCCTACGGGCAGGCAGACAAAGTGGTTTCCGTGAAGAAACCTTTGATGCTGCTTACCTCCGCACCTCGTGTATTAGGCCCTTCTGAAACAATGCAGCTGCCGGTAACCGTATTCGGCCTGGAGCCAAGCGTTCGCAGCGCTACCGTGACCCTGAGTACCAGCCCGCTGCTGGAAATTGTTGGTGATCGTACAAAAACTGTCAACTTCCCTGTTCCTGGTGAACAGATCGTATACTTCGATGTGAAAGTGAAACCACAGACAGGCGTTGCGAAAATCAAAGTAACCGCCAACAGTGGCCGCGAAGTGGCTGAAGATAACGTCGAATTACAGGTACGCAATCCGAACCCGTACGTCACTAACGTTAGCGAATACACGCTGGAAGCCGTGAAAGGATGGAGCAGCAGCTATGCCCCTGTAGGCATGGCCGGCACCAATACCGGCGTACTGGAAGTAAGCACTATTCCTAGTCTCAACCTGGGCAAACGCCTGGAATGGCTGATAGGTTATCCACATGGCTGTATCGAACAAACCACTTCCGGTGTGTTCCCGCAACTGGTATTAAACCAGCTGATGGACCTGAAAGACAGCCAGGTGGCTGAGATAGATCGAAATGTGAAAGCAGGTATCAATAAACTGCGCTCCTTCCAGACCTCCGATGGCGGCTTCGCTTATTGGCCGGGAGAGCCTAAGTCGGACGAATGGGGCACCAACTACGGCGGACATTTCCTCGTAGAAGCACAGTCGCGTGGTTATTCCATTCCTGCAGGCTTACTGGATGGCTGGAAGAAATACCAGAAAAACAAAGCCAATACATGGTCGCCGAATTCCACCAATTTCTATGGTGCGGATCTTACACAGGCATATCGTTTATACCTGCTGGCATTGGCAAAAGTGCCTGAGCTGGGCGCCATGAACAGACTGAAAGAATTCAAATACCTTTCTGTACCTGCAAAATGGCGGCTGGCAGCAGCCTACAAACTGGCTGGTCAGCCAGAAGTCGCTAACAGTCTCACACAAAACCTGGGCACTGAAGTAAAAGCTTATAACCAGCTGGGAGGAACGTTTGGTTCCGATCTGAGGGATAAGGCAATGATCCTGGAAACAGAGGCAGTATTAGGTCAGAATACCAGAGCCACTGCACTGGTGAAAGAGATTGCAGCCAACCTCGCGCAAGATAACGCTTGGTACAGCACGCAAACAACGGCTTACTCACTGATAGCAATTGCCAAATATTGTGGTGTTAATAAAGGAAGCAGCAAGATGAACTTCAGCTATACCATCAACGGTACAAAAGGTACGGTAAACAGTAGCTCCTTTGTTTCACAGATTCCTTTGACAGCAAATACTGCAGGTAACATCACGATCAATAACAACGGCAACAACCTGCTGTATATCCGTGTCATCCTTCGTGGACAACCGGAAGCAGGCCAGGAACCGGTGGCTACCAACAACCCTGATATACTCGACATGAAAGTGCAGTACCTCACCAGGGAAGGACATGCAATTGATCCTACCAAACTGAAACAAGGGGAGGACTTCGTTGCATCAGTAACCATCCGTAATCCGGGCAAACGCGGCTACTATGAACAAATGGCGCTTTCACAGATATTCCCTTCCGGATGGGAGATCCTGAATACCCGCCTGATGGGCAATGACAGCGCAAATCACTCTTCACCGGCTACGTTTATGGATATACGTGACGACAGAGTTTATACCTACTTCAATATTGAAGAAAATAAAACCCGTACTTATAATGTATTGCTGAATGCAGCTTACCTGGGAAGGTTCTATCTGCCGGCAACTACTACAGAAGCAATGTATGATAATACCATTCATGCATTTGCGCCGGGTAAATGGGTAGAAGTGACGAAGTAG